Proteins from one Sphingomonas sp. HF-S4 genomic window:
- a CDS encoding heavy-metal-associated domain-containing protein, whose amino-acid sequence MQLSRISLTIGLAGALALAGASVVVAQGPGGASAVPIDASGSFEVSGVQVDVSGKTAEIARQGGWRIAQRKGWEMLSQRLTGKKSSLGDSALDALVTGIVVEREQIGPNRYVAKLGVLFDRGRAGAILGVSTAVSRSAPMLLVPLEFSGGVGRVFERETAWSRAWNRFRSGGSTIDYVRLRPTGSDAMLVNAGQTLRRGRNWWRTVLDQYGASDVLVAEVQLRREYPGGPIIGIFAANHGPDKRPITSFALRVDNGESLDALLDAGIQRLDQAYQKALASGTLRPDPLLAVRPPVAKTAEQLAAEAEAAAAAAAAAAVTPEASASGTASATYTVQVETPNVAALNASESAIRGVPGIRSAATTSLALGGISVMRVAFDGPQASLRSALEARGWQVQEGAGVLRIRRGGGSAPAASPSPQNTATPAAK is encoded by the coding sequence ATGCAGTTGTCCCGGATTTCGCTCACCATCGGATTGGCCGGCGCGCTCGCACTTGCGGGCGCCAGCGTGGTCGTCGCGCAGGGGCCGGGCGGCGCCAGCGCGGTGCCGATCGACGCATCGGGGAGCTTCGAGGTTTCGGGCGTCCAGGTCGATGTCAGCGGCAAGACCGCGGAGATCGCGCGCCAGGGCGGGTGGCGGATCGCGCAGCGCAAGGGCTGGGAAATGCTGTCACAGCGGCTGACCGGCAAGAAGTCGAGCCTCGGCGATTCGGCGCTCGACGCGCTGGTCACCGGGATCGTCGTCGAGCGCGAGCAGATCGGCCCCAATCGCTATGTCGCCAAGCTCGGCGTGCTGTTCGATCGCGGCAGGGCGGGAGCGATCCTCGGCGTCTCGACTGCAGTGAGCCGCTCTGCGCCGATGCTGTTGGTCCCGCTGGAGTTTTCGGGCGGAGTCGGCCGCGTGTTCGAGCGCGAGACCGCCTGGTCGCGCGCGTGGAACCGCTTCCGCAGCGGTGGCAGCACGATCGACTATGTCCGGCTGCGCCCGACGGGCTCCGACGCGATGCTGGTCAATGCCGGGCAGACGCTGCGCCGCGGGCGCAACTGGTGGCGCACGGTGCTCGACCAATATGGTGCGTCCGACGTGCTCGTCGCCGAGGTGCAGCTTCGCCGCGAATATCCCGGCGGGCCGATCATCGGCATCTTCGCCGCCAATCACGGCCCCGACAAGCGCCCGATCACCAGCTTCGCGCTGCGGGTCGACAATGGCGAATCGCTCGATGCACTGCTCGATGCGGGCATCCAGCGGCTCGACCAGGCCTATCAGAAGGCGCTGGCGTCGGGGACCCTGCGACCCGATCCACTGCTCGCGGTGCGGCCGCCGGTGGCCAAGACTGCCGAACAGCTCGCTGCCGAGGCCGAAGCTGCCGCAGCCGCAGCAGCTGCCGCCGCGGTCACGCCGGAGGCGAGTGCAAGCGGCACGGCGAGTGCCACGTATACGGTGCAGGTCGAGACGCCCAACGTCGCCGCGCTCAATGCCTCCGAATCGGCGATTCGCGGTGTGCCCGGTATTCGCTCGGCTGCGACGACCAGTCTGGCGCTGGGCGGGATCTCGGTGATGCGCGTCGCGTTCGACGGGCCGCAGGCGAGCCTGCGCTCGGCGCTCGAGGCGCGCGGCTGGCAGGTGCAGGAAGGCGCCGGCGTGCTGCGCATCCGTCGTGGTGGCGGGAGCGCGCCTGCGGCGTCGCCCAGCCCGCAGAATACGGCGACCCCGGCGGCCAAATGA
- a CDS encoding P-loop NTPase family protein, protein MSQLRLPLGLPEAGETEFLVGESNARAVHQLEHWATWPVMSALLVGPRKSGRSLLARIFASKSGGRIFDDADRARETDVFHAWNQAQQERRPLLIVAETPPPIWDVKLPDLRSRLAASPLLELGPPDDALVPQLIERAFERHLLHAKPDVVAWLAKRIERSHVAILRVADALESETDNRLSIPAVREALAANGLITATDEP, encoded by the coding sequence ATGAGCCAGTTGCGCCTTCCGCTCGGACTGCCCGAAGCAGGCGAGACGGAATTCCTGGTCGGCGAATCGAACGCGCGTGCCGTCCATCAACTCGAACATTGGGCGACCTGGCCGGTGATGAGTGCGCTGCTCGTCGGCCCGCGCAAATCGGGGCGCAGCCTGCTCGCGCGGATCTTCGCGTCGAAGAGCGGCGGGCGGATCTTCGACGATGCCGATCGTGCCAGGGAGACGGACGTCTTCCACGCCTGGAACCAGGCGCAGCAGGAGCGGCGGCCGCTGCTGATCGTGGCCGAAACGCCACCGCCGATCTGGGACGTCAAGCTGCCCGACTTGCGCTCGCGGCTTGCCGCTTCACCCTTGCTTGAGCTTGGACCACCGGACGACGCGCTCGTGCCTCAGTTGATCGAGCGTGCCTTTGAACGGCACCTGCTCCATGCCAAGCCCGATGTTGTTGCCTGGCTCGCCAAGCGCATCGAACGCAGCCATGTTGCGATACTGCGCGTTGCCGATGCACTGGAGTCGGAAACCGACAATCGCCTCTCGATCCCGGCGGTGCGCGAGGCGCTGGCGGCGAACGGTCTCATAACCGCAACGGACGAACCCTAG
- a CDS encoding RNA degradosome polyphosphate kinase has product MTKPARKRAEEGPRMTDTPSEPVKRYFNRELSWLAFNRRVMEEACNRAHPLLERLRFLSISGSNFDEFFMVRVAGLMGQQLQQVEARSADGRTPGQQLAAISEEAEILADSQQSVWHDIRVQLVEVGIHVLESDEIEGETEAWLEKHFRDQIFPILTPQALDPAHPFPFIPNQGSSVIFDLVRRSDREPIRELVLLPTTMPRFVRLPGEPARYVAVETLLKRFSHLLFPGYDVLGSAAFRVLRDSDLEIEEEAEDLVMTFRSAIKRRRRGRVIRLEMEDGIAPELEAVLKEELGGSEALLTETGGFLGIGDLSALVDEDRPDLKFTPFVARFPERIREYGGDCFAAIRAKDIIVHHPYESFDVVLSFLGQAASDPDVVAIKQTLYRAGKQPAVINALIAAAEAGKSVTAVVELKARFDEEQNLYWATALERAGVQVVYGFIDWKTHAKISMVVRREGNGFRTYCHFGTGNYHPITARIYTDLSFFTADPRLGRDAAQLFNYVTGYVEPESLNLLNISPRDLRNQLITLIDAEIAHARAGRPGAIWAKMNSVVDPTVIEKLYEASGAGVEIDLVIRGICCLRPGVPGLSENIRVKSIVGRFLEHSRIWAFGSGKGLPSDGAKLFISSADWMPRNFDRRVEFMLPVLNKTVHDQVLDQVMVANLLDDEQSWQLQPDGRYVRAEPGETPFNLHRYFMTNPSLSGRGAALEKRKPVPKLSLKRRRAPKKES; this is encoded by the coding sequence ATGACCAAGCCAGCACGCAAGCGGGCCGAAGAGGGACCTAGAATGACGGATACGCCGAGCGAACCGGTGAAGCGCTATTTCAATCGCGAGTTGAGCTGGCTCGCCTTCAATCGCCGGGTGATGGAGGAGGCGTGCAACCGCGCGCATCCGCTGCTCGAACGGCTGCGCTTCCTGTCGATCTCGGGATCGAATTTCGATGAGTTCTTCATGGTCCGAGTCGCCGGGCTGATGGGGCAGCAGCTCCAGCAGGTCGAGGCGCGCTCGGCCGACGGGCGGACACCCGGGCAGCAGCTCGCGGCGATCTCCGAAGAGGCCGAGATCCTCGCCGACAGCCAGCAGAGCGTGTGGCACGACATTCGCGTCCAGCTCGTCGAGGTCGGCATCCACGTTCTCGAATCCGACGAGATCGAGGGCGAGACCGAAGCGTGGCTGGAGAAGCATTTCCGCGACCAGATCTTCCCGATCCTGACTCCGCAGGCGCTCGATCCAGCGCATCCGTTTCCGTTCATCCCCAACCAGGGGTCGAGCGTTATCTTCGACCTAGTCCGGCGATCGGACCGCGAGCCGATCCGCGAGCTCGTACTGCTGCCGACGACGATGCCGCGCTTCGTCCGCCTGCCTGGCGAGCCGGCGCGCTATGTTGCGGTCGAGACCCTGCTCAAGCGCTTCTCGCATTTGCTGTTCCCAGGCTACGACGTGCTGGGATCAGCGGCGTTCCGCGTGCTGCGCGACAGCGACCTCGAAATCGAGGAAGAAGCCGAAGACCTCGTCATGACCTTTCGCTCGGCGATCAAGCGCCGGCGGCGGGGACGCGTGATCCGCCTCGAAATGGAGGACGGTATCGCCCCCGAGCTGGAGGCGGTGCTCAAGGAGGAACTGGGCGGCAGCGAAGCGCTGCTGACCGAGACCGGCGGGTTCCTGGGCATCGGCGACCTCTCGGCGCTGGTCGACGAGGACCGTCCCGACCTCAAGTTCACGCCGTTCGTCGCGCGCTTTCCCGAGCGGATCCGCGAATATGGCGGCGATTGCTTCGCGGCGATCCGCGCCAAGGACATCATCGTCCACCACCCCTATGAGAGCTTCGACGTGGTGCTCTCGTTCCTCGGGCAGGCGGCGAGCGATCCCGACGTGGTGGCGATCAAGCAGACGCTCTATCGCGCCGGCAAGCAGCCGGCGGTGATCAATGCCCTCATTGCTGCTGCGGAAGCGGGCAAGTCGGTCACCGCGGTGGTCGAGCTCAAGGCCCGGTTCGACGAGGAGCAAAACCTCTATTGGGCGACCGCGCTCGAGCGCGCAGGCGTCCAGGTCGTCTATGGCTTCATCGACTGGAAGACCCACGCCAAGATCTCGATGGTGGTGCGGCGCGAGGGCAATGGCTTCCGCACCTATTGCCATTTCGGGACGGGAAATTACCACCCGATCACCGCGCGCATCTACACCGACCTGAGCTTCTTCACGGCCGATCCGCGGCTAGGGCGCGATGCGGCGCAATTGTTCAACTATGTCACCGGCTATGTCGAGCCCGAGTCGCTCAACCTGCTCAACATCAGCCCGCGCGACCTGCGCAACCAGCTCATCACGCTGATCGACGCCGAGATCGCGCATGCCCGCGCTGGAAGGCCTGGGGCTATCTGGGCCAAGATGAACTCGGTGGTCGATCCCACGGTGATCGAGAAGCTCTACGAGGCAAGCGGCGCCGGGGTGGAGATCGACCTCGTGATCCGCGGCATATGCTGCCTGCGGCCGGGCGTGCCGGGGCTGTCGGAGAATATCCGGGTCAAGTCGATCGTCGGGCGCTTCCTCGAGCATAGTCGCATCTGGGCGTTCGGCAGCGGCAAGGGGCTGCCGAGCGACGGCGCCAAACTGTTCATCTCCTCGGCCGACTGGATGCCGCGCAATTTCGATCGCCGCGTCGAATTCATGCTGCCGGTCCTCAACAAGACCGTGCACGATCAGGTGCTCGACCAGGTGATGGTCGCCAATCTGCTCGACGACGAGCAGAGCTGGCAGCTCCAGCCCGACGGCCGTTATGTCCGCGCCGAGCCGGGCGAGACGCCGTTCAACCTGCATCGCTATTTCATGACGAACCCCTCGCTCTCCGGGCGCGGCGCGGCGCTCGAAAAGCGCAAGCCGGTTCCCAAGCTGTCGCTCAAGCGGCGGCGAGCCCCGAAAAAGGAAAGTTGA
- a CDS encoding Ppx/GppA family phosphatase, with product MATLLRKAEQQVAPAKARQAIIDIGSNSVRLVVYEGAARLPAVLFNEKVMAGLGRSLSETGAIDKSGLKRARGALSRFASLAREMQVSELRTVATAAVRDASNGGELIAAAEKLGLTVELLSGVEEATASGLGVLSGIPEADGVVGDLGGGSLELVRVVAGTVTDRVSFPLGVLRLGAIRAEGKGALDRRVAKLIAESGWAGRGKDLPFYLVGGSWRALARLDMHRTGYPLPVVHQYPIALDRVGALQQVLAEIPRAELKAIPDISGARIPTLGDATALLASVLKHLGSSGSLVSAYGLREGLLYQRLSPEQRREDPLIAAARDEGERSGRFPEHGDVIDAWIAPLFDDAPELARLRHAACLLADVGWRANPEFRAERGMEIALHGNWVAIDAIGRAVLAQALYTALGGGLGTPTQLEQLADEASLARARLWGLAIRLGQRLSGGVAAPLRRSHVALEDGTLALALEPEDEALYGEAVEKRHKALAAAFGKEPVLEV from the coding sequence ATGGCAACACTCCTCCGCAAAGCGGAGCAACAGGTTGCGCCCGCCAAGGCACGTCAGGCGATCATCGACATCGGTTCGAACTCGGTGCGCCTCGTCGTCTATGAAGGCGCAGCGCGGCTGCCGGCCGTGCTGTTCAACGAAAAGGTGATGGCCGGGCTCGGCCGGTCGCTGAGCGAAACCGGGGCGATCGACAAGAGCGGGCTCAAGCGCGCGCGCGGCGCGCTCTCGCGTTTTGCGTCCCTGGCGCGTGAAATGCAGGTAAGCGAATTGCGCACGGTGGCGACCGCGGCGGTGCGCGACGCCTCCAATGGCGGCGAATTGATCGCGGCGGCCGAGAAGCTGGGCCTGACCGTCGAGCTGCTCTCGGGAGTCGAGGAAGCGACGGCCTCGGGCCTGGGGGTGCTGTCGGGGATACCCGAGGCCGATGGCGTGGTCGGCGATCTCGGCGGCGGCAGCCTCGAGCTTGTGCGCGTGGTCGCGGGCACGGTGACCGACCGGGTGTCGTTTCCGCTTGGCGTGCTGCGGCTCGGGGCGATCCGCGCAGAGGGCAAAGGTGCGCTCGACCGGCGGGTGGCCAAGCTGATCGCCGAGTCGGGCTGGGCAGGGCGTGGCAAGGACTTGCCCTTCTATCTGGTCGGCGGATCGTGGCGTGCGCTGGCGCGGCTCGACATGCATCGGACCGGCTATCCGCTGCCGGTAGTCCACCAATATCCGATCGCTCTTGATCGTGTCGGGGCGCTGCAGCAGGTGCTCGCCGAGATTCCGCGGGCCGAACTCAAGGCAATCCCGGACATTTCGGGTGCGCGCATTCCGACGCTTGGCGATGCGACCGCGCTGCTGGCCAGCGTGCTCAAGCATCTCGGCAGCAGCGGCAGCCTCGTCTCCGCCTATGGGCTGCGCGAGGGGCTGCTCTACCAGCGGCTCAGCCCCGAGCAGCGCCGCGAAGACCCGCTGATCGCCGCCGCACGCGACGAGGGCGAGCGCTCGGGACGCTTTCCCGAGCATGGCGACGTCATCGACGCCTGGATCGCGCCGTTGTTCGACGACGCGCCCGAACTGGCCCGGCTGCGCCACGCGGCGTGCCTGCTCGCCGATGTCGGCTGGCGCGCCAACCCCGAATTCCGCGCCGAACGGGGCATGGAGATCGCGCTGCACGGCAATTGGGTGGCGATCGACGCGATCGGCCGCGCGGTGCTCGCACAGGCGCTCTACACTGCGCTGGGCGGCGGTCTCGGCACCCCGACGCAGCTCGAACAACTCGCCGACGAAGCATCACTGGCGCGGGCGCGGCTCTGGGGGCTTGCGATCCGGCTGGGCCAGCGGCTGAGCGGCGGAGTCGCCGCGCCGCTCAGGCGCTCGCACGTCGCGCTCGAGGATGGAACGCTTGCGTTGGCGCTCGAACCCGAGGACGAAGCCCTGTATGGCGAGGCGGTCGAGAAACGCCACAAGGCACTGGCCGCGGCGTTCGGCAAGGAGCCGGTATTGGAAGTTTAA
- a CDS encoding I78 family peptidase inhibitor gives MIRFALPALALATIGCTQTPPPGAEVPGVECNAAKLGTLVGKTRSAAVEAEALKLSGAKTVRWLAPDSAATMDFRVDRLNLYTDASGKITRSGCG, from the coding sequence ATGATCCGCTTCGCCCTCCCCGCCCTCGCGCTTGCGACGATCGGCTGCACCCAGACTCCGCCGCCCGGAGCCGAAGTGCCGGGCGTCGAGTGCAATGCCGCCAAGCTGGGCACGCTGGTCGGAAAGACGCGCAGTGCCGCAGTGGAGGCAGAGGCGCTCAAGCTGTCGGGTGCCAAAACGGTGCGCTGGCTTGCCCCCGACTCGGCGGCGACGATGGATTTCCGCGTCGACCGGCTAAACCTCTACACCGATGCCAGCGGCAAGATCACGCGTAGCGGTTGCGGTTAA
- the rnd gene encoding ribonuclease D gives MHIHGLIEDSAALANLCARFANKPYICVDTEFMRENSYWPELCLIQIADDEEAAAIDPMGSIDMQPLLDLLVNNEDVLKVFHAGGQDIEIVYNLTGKTPHPLFDTQVAAMALGQGEQIGYSNLVDTYLGITVDKGARFTDWSRRPLDKRQIDYAICDVTYLSEIFPRMLEKLKKTGRGAWLDQEMERLADPENYHNDPDLSWQRVRISSRKPEVLGRLKALARWREIEAQGKDLPRGRIIKDETLADLAGNPPRKQGDLAKVRGLSPAWGGNDIGGRLMAALEGAKPMSGDELPARDDRKPALGKDGALVADLLKLLLKIRAKEINVAARLLARSDDLESLAAGVREGLPILEGWRFEQFGRDALQLVEGQLGFTVRNGKLKMTRTEEPSE, from the coding sequence ATGCATATTCATGGTCTGATCGAAGACAGCGCCGCCCTCGCCAATCTCTGCGCCCGCTTTGCCAACAAGCCGTACATCTGCGTGGACACCGAGTTCATGCGGGAAAACAGCTACTGGCCCGAGCTCTGCCTCATCCAGATCGCCGACGACGAGGAAGCCGCGGCGATCGATCCGATGGGCAGTATCGACATGCAGCCGCTGCTCGATCTGCTGGTCAACAACGAAGACGTCCTGAAGGTCTTCCATGCCGGCGGTCAGGATATCGAGATCGTCTACAACCTCACCGGCAAGACCCCGCACCCACTGTTCGACACCCAGGTCGCGGCGATGGCGCTCGGGCAGGGCGAGCAGATCGGCTATTCGAACCTCGTCGATACCTATCTCGGCATCACCGTCGACAAGGGCGCCCGCTTCACCGACTGGAGCCGCCGCCCGCTCGACAAGCGCCAGATCGATTATGCCATCTGCGACGTCACCTACCTCTCCGAGATCTTCCCGCGGATGCTCGAGAAGCTCAAAAAGACCGGCCGCGGCGCCTGGCTGGACCAGGAAATGGAGCGGCTCGCCGATCCCGAGAATTATCACAACGACCCCGATCTCTCGTGGCAGCGCGTCCGCATCTCGAGCCGGAAGCCCGAGGTGCTCGGCCGCCTCAAGGCGCTCGCCCGCTGGCGCGAGATCGAGGCGCAGGGCAAGGACCTGCCGCGCGGCCGCATCATAAAGGATGAGACCCTCGCCGATCTCGCTGGCAATCCCCCGCGGAAACAAGGCGATCTCGCCAAGGTCCGCGGGCTCTCGCCGGCCTGGGGCGGCAACGATATCGGCGGGCGGTTGATGGCAGCGCTCGAAGGCGCCAAGCCGATGTCGGGCGACGAACTCCCCGCGCGCGACGACCGCAAGCCTGCGCTCGGCAAGGACGGCGCGCTTGTCGCCGATCTGCTCAAGCTGCTGCTCAAGATCCGCGCCAAGGAAATCAACGTCGCCGCCCGCCTGCTCGCCCGCTCGGACGATCTCGAATCGCTCGCCGCAGGCGTGCGAGAGGGGCTCCCGATCCTTGAAGGCTGGCGCTTCGAGCAGTTCGGCCGCGATGCGCTCCAGCTCGTCGAGGGTCAGCTTGGGTTCACCGTGCGCAACGGAAAGCTCAAGATGACACGAACCGAGGAACCTTCCGAATGA
- the aspS gene encoding aspartate--tRNA ligase — MHAYRTHTCAQLRAADVGQTVRVSGWVHRKRDHGDLVFIDLRDHYGITQIVTDVSGPAFAAIESLRSESVITVTGTVVARDAAAVNPNLPTGEVELRAAEVTVQGAAQELPLPVFGDQEYPEDIRLRYRFLDLRRERLHKNILLRSNVIASLRRRMIDQGFTEFQTPILTASSPEGARDYLVPSRVHPGKFYALPQAPQMFKQLLMVAGFDRYFQIAPCFRDEDARADRSPGEFYQLDFEMSYVTQDDVFAAIEPVLHGVFEEFADWEGKGRSVSPLPFQRIPYRESMLKYGNDKPDLRNPLLITDVSDFFKGSGFGRFASIVEGGDIVRAIPAPGTHEKSRKFFDDMNSWAQSEGFPGLGYATQKDGVFGGPIANNHGQDGMKAIAEAMGLGPNDGIFFAAGKEAQAAKLAGLARTRAAEQLELIDASRFEFCWIVDFPMFEADEDTGKIDFSHNPFSMPQGELAALEGKDPLDILAYQYDIVCNGVELSSGAIRNHKPEIMYKAFEIAGYSQTDVDTNFAGMINAFKFGAPPHGGSAPGVDRIVMLLADEPNIREVIVFPMTQKAEDLMMQAPSFVSEKQLKELNIRLAPQVAADLAKQAND; from the coding sequence ATGCACGCCTATCGCACGCACACCTGCGCCCAGCTCCGCGCCGCCGATGTCGGCCAGACCGTCCGCGTCTCTGGCTGGGTGCACCGCAAGCGCGATCATGGCGACCTGGTTTTCATCGATCTGCGCGACCATTATGGCATCACCCAGATCGTCACCGACGTCAGCGGCCCAGCCTTTGCCGCGATCGAGTCGTTGCGCAGCGAGTCGGTGATCACGGTCACCGGCACCGTGGTCGCGCGCGACGCCGCTGCGGTGAACCCCAACCTGCCCACCGGCGAGGTCGAGCTCCGTGCCGCCGAAGTCACCGTGCAGGGCGCCGCGCAGGAATTGCCGCTGCCGGTGTTCGGCGACCAGGAATATCCCGAGGATATTCGCCTGCGTTATCGCTTCCTCGATCTGCGCCGTGAGCGGCTGCACAAGAACATCCTGCTGCGCTCGAACGTCATCGCCTCGCTGCGCCGTCGGATGATCGACCAAGGCTTCACCGAGTTCCAGACGCCGATCCTAACGGCCTCTTCCCCCGAGGGCGCGCGCGATTATCTGGTCCCGTCGCGGGTCCACCCGGGCAAGTTCTACGCGCTCCCCCAGGCGCCGCAAATGTTCAAGCAGCTGCTGATGGTCGCCGGCTTCGATCGCTATTTCCAGATCGCGCCGTGCTTCCGCGACGAGGATGCGCGCGCCGACCGTTCGCCGGGTGAATTTTACCAGCTCGATTTCGAGATGAGCTATGTCACGCAAGACGATGTTTTTGCGGCAATCGAGCCCGTGCTGCACGGCGTGTTTGAAGAGTTTGCAGACTGGGAGGGCAAGGGCCGCAGCGTCTCGCCGCTGCCGTTCCAGCGCATCCCGTACCGCGAGTCGATGCTCAAGTACGGCAACGACAAGCCCGATCTGCGCAACCCGCTGCTGATCACCGACGTCTCGGACTTCTTCAAAGGTTCGGGCTTCGGGCGTTTCGCGTCGATCGTCGAGGGCGGCGATATCGTCCGCGCGATTCCGGCGCCGGGCACGCATGAGAAGAGCCGGAAGTTCTTCGACGACATGAACAGCTGGGCGCAGTCGGAAGGCTTCCCGGGTCTCGGCTACGCCACCCAGAAGGACGGCGTGTTCGGCGGCCCGATCGCCAACAACCACGGCCAGGACGGTATGAAGGCGATCGCCGAGGCGATGGGCCTCGGCCCCAACGACGGCATCTTCTTCGCCGCCGGCAAGGAAGCGCAGGCCGCCAAGCTTGCCGGCCTCGCTCGTACCCGCGCGGCCGAGCAGCTCGAACTGATCGACGCGTCGCGCTTCGAATTCTGCTGGATCGTCGATTTCCCGATGTTCGAGGCCGACGAAGACACCGGCAAGATCGACTTCAGCCACAACCCGTTCAGCATGCCGCAGGGCGAGCTCGCGGCGCTGGAGGGCAAGGACCCGCTCGATATCCTCGCCTATCAGTACGACATCGTCTGCAACGGCGTCGAGCTGAGCTCGGGCGCGATCCGGAACCACAAGCCCGAGATCATGTACAAGGCGTTCGAGATTGCCGGGTACAGCCAGACCGATGTCGACACCAACTTCGCGGGCATGATCAATGCGTTCAAGTTCGGCGCCCCGCCGCACGGGGGATCGGCGCCGGGCGTCGACCGCATCGTCATGCTGCTGGCCGATGAGCCCAACATCCGCGAGGTGATCGTCTTCCCGATGACCCAGAAGGCCGAGGACCTGATGATGCAGGCGCCGAGCTTCGTCAGCGAGAAGCAGCTCAAGGAACTCAACATCCGCCTCGCGCCGCAGGTGGCGGCGGATCTTGCCAAGCAGGCGAACGACTAA
- a CDS encoding L-serine ammonia-lyase: MSDEANARARARAEATIGIADLFTIGIGPSSSHTVGPMRAAAAFAETALDRGTPTAVSCELFGSLALTGRGHATDTAVMLGLAGYRPETVDPDAVATIVDTIRAEATLVLGGHVSVPFVDGHHLVFREDRFLSAHPNGMRFVAHYAEGEPYESFVYSIGGGAIVEGGCEPPQANVALPFAFSSGAELLAVGEAQGVSIADIVRANEAAWRDDAETDAFLDSLRAAMSACIDRGCRGEGELPGGLKVKRRARDLHQRLIARGPRSDPSLVFDWVSLWALAVNEENAAGGRVVTSPTNGAAGVIPAVLRYYETFCASPTPAGARVFLLTAAAIGFLYKKRASISAAEMGCQGEVGVACSMAAAGLAAALGATNAQIENAAEIGMEHNLGLTCDPIGGLVQIPCIERNTMGAIKAINAAYLAMHGDGSHIVSLDAVIETMRQTGEDMRSKYKETAQGGLAVNVVAC; the protein is encoded by the coding sequence ATGTCGGACGAGGCTAACGCTCGGGCCCGCGCTCGGGCGGAAGCTACCATCGGTATCGCCGACCTGTTCACGATCGGCATCGGCCCGTCGAGCTCGCACACCGTGGGACCGATGCGCGCCGCCGCGGCTTTTGCCGAGACCGCGCTCGATCGCGGTACGCCGACTGCTGTCTCTTGCGAGTTGTTCGGCTCGCTCGCGCTCACCGGCCGCGGCCATGCCACCGACACCGCGGTGATGCTCGGCCTTGCCGGCTACCGCCCAGAGACCGTTGACCCCGACGCGGTTGCTACGATCGTAGACACGATCCGTGCCGAGGCGACGCTGGTGCTCGGCGGCCATGTATCCGTCCCGTTCGTCGACGGGCATCATCTCGTGTTCCGCGAGGATCGCTTCCTCTCCGCACACCCCAACGGCATGCGTTTCGTCGCGCATTATGCCGAGGGCGAGCCCTATGAGAGCTTCGTCTATTCGATCGGCGGCGGCGCGATCGTCGAGGGCGGGTGCGAGCCACCCCAGGCCAATGTCGCGCTCCCGTTCGCGTTCAGCTCGGGCGCCGAGTTGCTCGCCGTGGGCGAAGCGCAGGGCGTGAGCATCGCCGATATCGTCCGCGCCAACGAAGCGGCGTGGCGCGATGATGCCGAGACAGACGCGTTCCTCGACAGCCTGCGCGCGGCGATGTCGGCGTGCATCGACCGCGGCTGCCGCGGAGAAGGGGAGTTGCCCGGCGGGCTCAAGGTCAAGCGCCGCGCGCGCGACCTCCACCAGCGCCTGATCGCGCGGGGACCGCGCAGCGATCCTTCCCTCGTGTTCGACTGGGTCAGCCTTTGGGCGCTCGCGGTCAACGAGGAGAACGCCGCCGGTGGCCGCGTCGTCACATCGCCGACCAATGGCGCCGCTGGGGTGATCCCGGCGGTGCTGCGCTACTACGAGACCTTCTGCGCGAGCCCCACGCCGGCAGGCGCCCGCGTGTTCCTGCTCACCGCGGCGGCGATCGGGTTTCTCTACAAGAAGCGGGCCTCGATCTCCGCCGCCGAGATGGGGTGCCAGGGCGAAGTCGGCGTCGCCTGCTCGATGGCCGCCGCGGGCCTAGCCGCCGCGCTCGGCGCGACCAACGCCCAGATCGAGAATGCCGCCGAGATCGGCATGGAGCATAATCTTGGCCTGACTTGCGATCCGATCGGCGGGCTCGTCCAGATCCCGTGCATCGAGCGCAACACAATGGGCGCGATCAAGGCGATCAACGCCGCTTATCTCGCGATGCACGGCGACGGCAGCCACATCGTCAGCCTCGACGCGGTGATCGAGACGATGCGCCAGACTGGCGAGGACATGCGCTCGAAGTACAAGGAAACTGCCCAGGGCGGCCTCGCGGTTAACGTCGTCGCCTGCTAG